In Microbulbifer agarilyticus, the DNA window GAGCGGGTCATCATTTTCAATAATCGCCGTCTCGCCCTTCTGGCCATCGCCACCGGGTTCGCTGTACACGCCGGCGATGGATGAACACACCTGCACAACCTTATTGTCACTATCGTCGCGGGTGATCTTGAGGAAGTAGTAGTTGCCGTTGTCGTAGTAGACAACCAGTCCCGCCATTTCCATCGGCGATTCCGGGTGATACTCAACCAGTGTCTCTGCGCGCATTTGATGGTGTTCAATGCGGCGCGCCAGCAGGCTTTGATCAAAACGCGAAGATAGATAGTGACGGCCTATCAGGCGCAGGTGACCGGGTTTTTGAGTAAGTGAGCACCACGATTCTTCTGCCGGCTCGCGCAAGGTCTGCCATTGTGAAGAAAGCTGCTTGCTATCGAAGTTGTCGACCTTGTCGGTTGTCGGCCACGGGTGTGCGGGCAGGTCGGGGGCAGGAACCTCCATTTGCGGAGCATTGCCGCCACATGCCAGCCACGGCCAGCCATCGCGCCATTCGACTTTTTGAATGGCCGTTTCACGGCCAAGAATGGAAAAGCCGGTCGCGTATTTCGGGCCAAATGCGTAGGCGTCCGGGTCGTACACCGGGCGGCCGCACAAGTGAGTGAGATACCACTCACCGTTTGGCGTATCCACAAAGAAGCCATGCCCCGAACGCTGCAATGGATTTTCTTCCTGAAAGCGTGAGCTGAGGATATATTTTTGCGGATGTACTTCGTAAGGGCCAAAAAGATCAGTGGAGCGGCAAACAGTCACCGCATGGTTCCACTCGGTACCACCTTCCGCGGTAATCAGATAGTAGTAGCCGTTTTTCTTGAGAATCTGTGGACCCTCGGTGCAGCCCAGTTCGGTGCCGGCAAAAATCGGAACGCGTTTACCTTTCAGCTTGCCCTCGGCTGCGTCGAACTCCTGCACCACAATATCGCCAAACTTGTCGTGACCTGAACGGCCATCCCAAGTCATGTTTACCACCCACTTGCGGCCGTCATCATCGTGAAATAGTGATGGATCAAAACCGCCACCGCCGATGGCGACCGGATCACTCCATGGGCCTTCGATGCTTTCTGCCGTTACCACATAGCAGGGGGTGCTCATCCAAGCTCCGCCACGACTGTTATGGGTACATGAAAAAGTTAGCCAGAATTTTCCATCGGCGTGACTGAGCGCAGGCGCATAGACACCATCGGAATTATTGAAACCGCGCATGTCGAGCTGGTCGCTTCTGGTGAGCACGTGGCCCACCAATCGCCAATTCACCAGATCTCTGGAATGGTGAATGCGAACACCAGGGAACCATTCGAAGGTCGAAGTGGCGATGTAAAAATCATCCCCCACCCGAATGACGCTTGGGTCGGGGTTGAACCCGGGCAGGATGGGGTTCTGAATAACTTGCGACACCGCTATCTCCGTAGACTTTATCGTTGTTTGCAGTATGATATTGATATGAATTACGTATATATGTAATTAAATTACCAATAAATATAAAAATATTGCTCTCGGATGATTTATCCGTTCGAGAAGCATGATAAATAGCGATCGAGAGTGAGGAAGTCTGCGATGAACAGCGCCCTCTTATACGAAAATATCGAGTTGCCCCAGGGCCGCACGGTAAAGTCTGCCTACTATCAGTTCACGCCGGAACAACGGTGTGATATTGCCCCGCACTTCCACATGATGTTTGAGGTCATGTTGTTTGTTAAGGGTGCGGGAAAAATTTTTCTAGACGGTGTCGAGTTTCCTATCGAGGACGGCACGCTGCTGTATTTACCGTCGCTGTCGGTGCACGAGATGGTGATGGAAGATGGCGAGCAGGAATTTTTTCTGCTGCAGTTCGAACCACAGGTAATGGACGAACTGTCGCTCGGTTATACCGCGCAAGATATGCCGAGTGCGGTGTGTCGTTTGCAGGAAAATATGCTGCAGCGCCTTAGCATGATGTTGCACTGGTGTTGTGAGGTGAACACCAATTCGGACCAGCTGCTGATTCGCAATCGTGTGCTGCAGCTGCTGCTGATCCAGATCGAAAAAATCGTGATTCAGGAAGATGCCGCGGATGTTTCCCGCTCTACCGGGCTCGGTCGTCTGGAGCCGGTACTCAAATATTTCCAGGACAGCAGTAAACTTTCCCTCACCCTGGATCAGGCCGCGGACCTCTGCGGTATTTCCCGCAGCCATTTTTCACGGTTGTTTCACGCCACCCTCAATACCCGCTATCAGGACTTTTTGCTGAAGCGCAAGCTGCAGCATGCGGTACAGCTGCTTTCGACGTCCAAGCTGCGCATTGCAGATATCGCATTTCAGTGTGAGTTCAGTGACAGCGCCCATTTCTGTAGCAAATTCAAACGGGTTTTTGGCGTGACGCCTCAGGCATTCCGCAAAGCCACTGTCGATAACCTGTAGTTTTACGTTGAAGAAAAATGACGTTAATCAATAGCACCGCAAAAAACGCACTGAAAATCGAATTAAAGCCAGATTCTCCGTTGATGAACCGGGAATTTATCTTTGGTGCCGCCACCGCGGCGTTTCAAATTGAGGGTGCGTGGGACCGCGACGGACGCGTACCCTGCATTTGGGATACGTTCTGTGCTGAGCCTGGGCGTGTTGCCAATGGCGATAACGGGCACGAGGCGTGTGACAGTTATACGCGCTGGGAAGAGGATCTTGCATTGGTGCAGGAACTCGGTCTCGACGCCTATCGTTTTTCCATCGCCTGGCCGCGGGTGATTACCGATATTCATGGCACTGTTAATCAGAAGGCGATTGATCATTACCGCAAGCAACTGAATTTTCTCAACGAACGTGGCATTAAGCCGTTCGTTACTCTGTATCACTGGGATCTTCCGCAGTACCTCCAGGATCGGGGCGGCTGGTTGAATCGCGAAACGGCGTACGCGTTTGCGCACTACGCCGATGTCGTCAGTCGCGCATTTGGCGATCAGATTGTTTCTTACGCCACACTCAATGAGCCATGGTGCAGTGCGTTTCTCAGCTATCTGCACGGCATTCACGCCCCTGGTGTGCAGGACCGCAAACAGGCCTATCAGGCCGCCCATCACCTGTTGCTCGCACATGGACTGGCAGAGCCGAAAATTCGTGCGAATGCGCCGTTGGCGGATGTCGGCATTGTATTGAACATTTCGCCCTCGGACCCACAGCAGGAAACATTGGCCGATCGCAATGCCTGTGTACTGGCCGACTTGGAAAACCGTGACTTCTTTTTACAGCCATTGCTGGAGGGGAGCTATCCGGAGCCGGTGCTGAATCGACATCCGACTTGTTCGCCGATGGTGTTGCCCGGTGATCTGGAGCTGATCTCTGCAGAGCTCGATTTCATTGGTTTGAATTACTACACCCGCAATCGGGTTGTGGCTGCCGATAACGAGGCGGGCTACGAGGCATTGGTTTATGCGGGGGATGATGCCACGGCAATGGGCTGGGAGATCTATCCCGAAGGGTTGACCCGCACTCTACAACATCTCGCCAGTCTGCCGCGCTGTCCGGCGCTGTATGTGACAGAAAACGGTATGGCCGCTGACGATGATCTACGTGGTGGCGCGGTCGATGATGAAATTCGAGTGGCCTATTTCCAGTCGCATTTACAGGCGGCGGAAGCGGCAATTGCTGCAGGCGTCGATTTGCGTGGCTACTTCGCCTGGAGCCTGTTGGATAACTTCGAATGGGCAGAAGGCTACAACAAGCGGTTTGGCATTGTGTACGTAGACTACGCCACGCAACAGCGCACGCCGAAGGCGAGTGCGCGCGCTCTGGGTGAATTGATGACGCAGCGGCGGCAGCTCGAGCGCGTAGAGCAAGAATCACAATAACGCAGAATAAACCTTCGCATGCAATGCGATACCACATCTAATGCGATAACAACGAAATAGCAATGAGGTGAGCGATGAGTGCAACGGCGCAAACAGCAGGACCTTTAACCATTAGGGAAAAGGTCGGTTACGGCCTGGGGGATACCGCGAGCAATATCGTGTTCCAGGTGGTCATCAATTTCATGATGATCTTCTATACCGATGTATTTGGTATCTCTGCCGCGGCCGTTGGTACCTTGATGCTGGCGGTGCGCCTGTTCGATGCGGTGACTGACCCGCTGATGGGTGGCCTTGCCGACCGCACACGCAGTCGCTGGGGTCGCTATCGCCCCTGGTTGCTGTTTGCTGCGATACCTTACGGTGCTCTCGCGGTACTTGCATTCACGACGCCCGACCTGTCAGAAAACGGCAAGCTGATTTATGCGTATGTTACCTACGCTGCATTGATGACGGTCTACACCATCATCAATATTCCATACTCCGCGCTGGGTGGGGTGATCACCGATGACCCGCGTGAACGTGCTTCGGTACAGTCTTATCGTTTCGCCATGGCGATGGTGGGTGGTGCCATTGTTACTGCATTGACCATGCCGCTGGTGCACTACTTTGCGGGCGGTGTGGATGGTGATATCGCCTGGGGCTACCAGATGACGCTGGGACTGTTGTCGGCAGTCGCAGTGATCTGTTTCATGGTGTGTTTCTGGACTACCCGCGAGCGGGTGCAGGAAGCTCCGAACACGGAGAAGAAAAGTATTGCTGCGGACCTATTTCAGCTACTCGGGAACCGCCAGTGGCTAATCATCGCCGGTGTTGCTTTCTTCCTGCTGGTGCTAGTGGCGGTACGCAGTGCGGTAACACCCTATTACGTAAAGTACTTCCTTGGCCGTGAAGACCTGGTAAGCCAGTTTATTACCGCCGGTATGCTTGCGGCCGTCGCCGGTGCACTTCTCACCAATGTGCTCACCAAATACATGTGCAAGGTGCGGTTGTTCCAGCTCGCCAATGTGGGTGTGATTGTCTTCCACCTACTGCTGTATTTTGTGCCGGCTAA includes these proteins:
- a CDS encoding GH1 family beta-glucosidase, with the translated sequence MTLINSTAKNALKIELKPDSPLMNREFIFGAATAAFQIEGAWDRDGRVPCIWDTFCAEPGRVANGDNGHEACDSYTRWEEDLALVQELGLDAYRFSIAWPRVITDIHGTVNQKAIDHYRKQLNFLNERGIKPFVTLYHWDLPQYLQDRGGWLNRETAYAFAHYADVVSRAFGDQIVSYATLNEPWCSAFLSYLHGIHAPGVQDRKQAYQAAHHLLLAHGLAEPKIRANAPLADVGIVLNISPSDPQQETLADRNACVLADLENRDFFLQPLLEGSYPEPVLNRHPTCSPMVLPGDLELISAELDFIGLNYYTRNRVVAADNEAGYEALVYAGDDATAMGWEIYPEGLTRTLQHLASLPRCPALYVTENGMAADDDLRGGAVDDEIRVAYFQSHLQAAEAAIAAGVDLRGYFAWSLLDNFEWAEGYNKRFGIVYVDYATQQRTPKASARALGELMTQRRQLERVEQESQ
- a CDS encoding glycoside-pentoside-hexuronide (GPH):cation symporter; the protein is MSATAQTAGPLTIREKVGYGLGDTASNIVFQVVINFMMIFYTDVFGISAAAVGTLMLAVRLFDAVTDPLMGGLADRTRSRWGRYRPWLLFAAIPYGALAVLAFTTPDLSENGKLIYAYVTYAALMTVYTIINIPYSALGGVITDDPRERASVQSYRFAMAMVGGAIVTALTMPLVHYFAGGVDGDIAWGYQMTLGLLSAVAVICFMVCFWTTRERVQEAPNTEKKSIAADLFQLLGNRQWLIIAGVAFFLLVLVAVRSAVTPYYVKYFLGREDLVSQFITAGMLAAVAGALLTNVLTKYMCKVRLFQLANVGVIVFHLLLYFVPANQLVLAFAAFMLANFCQMIVVPLMFSMVPDAVDYGARNGGKKNMAMAFSAHLLVIKLGLAVGGAMTGWLLAYYGYVANEEQTAEALAGIVVLVALMPVLCAVANAIIMKFYRLTSAEMRAIHRAADEAADTNTQQRTATVQGDGAPAAS
- a CDS encoding helix-turn-helix transcriptional regulator, with amino-acid sequence MNSALLYENIELPQGRTVKSAYYQFTPEQRCDIAPHFHMMFEVMLFVKGAGKIFLDGVEFPIEDGTLLYLPSLSVHEMVMEDGEQEFFLLQFEPQVMDELSLGYTAQDMPSAVCRLQENMLQRLSMMLHWCCEVNTNSDQLLIRNRVLQLLLIQIEKIVIQEDAADVSRSTGLGRLEPVLKYFQDSSKLSLTLDQAADLCGISRSHFSRLFHATLNTRYQDFLLKRKLQHAVQLLSTSKLRIADIAFQCEFSDSAHFCSKFKRVFGVTPQAFRKATVDNL
- a CDS encoding glycoside hydrolase family 43 protein, whose product is MSQVIQNPILPGFNPDPSVIRVGDDFYIATSTFEWFPGVRIHHSRDLVNWRLVGHVLTRSDQLDMRGFNNSDGVYAPALSHADGKFWLTFSCTHNSRGGAWMSTPCYVVTAESIEGPWSDPVAIGGGGFDPSLFHDDDGRKWVVNMTWDGRSGHDKFGDIVVQEFDAAEGKLKGKRVPIFAGTELGCTEGPQILKKNGYYYLITAEGGTEWNHAVTVCRSTDLFGPYEVHPQKYILSSRFQEENPLQRSGHGFFVDTPNGEWYLTHLCGRPVYDPDAYAFGPKYATGFSILGRETAIQKVEWRDGWPWLACGGNAPQMEVPAPDLPAHPWPTTDKVDNFDSKQLSSQWQTLREPAEESWCSLTQKPGHLRLIGRHYLSSRFDQSLLARRIEHHQMRAETLVEYHPESPMEMAGLVVYYDNGNYYFLKITRDDSDNKVVQVCSSIAGVYSEPGGDGQKGETAIIENDDPLYLRVTLDTQWYQFSYSTDGRHWANIGPRLNSTPLSDEYGNLIFKFTGSMVGIFACDVNEQGRHADFSHFSYEQLSADSKAPEANELQVSAVADLEAAS